CCTCCTTTTGAAGCCTGCAgttaaatgtttagcaaatcTCTGCTATTGTCTTGGTGTGTTTTTCCGTGcgttttgtgttgttgttgttgccttGGCTTCAAAGGCACCCATTGCCTTGCCATTCAGCAGTCATGTGGCTAGTGTGATTATATGGAACTGAGTCAGTCACTTCAATCATGAACTGTCTCCTTACATACTGGTACCAGCAGTTGTTGCAGAGTGCAGCAAATGATCCAAAACAGTACAAATTGATTGTTGTCacttatgacttttttttctaacataaataaatttgtgatgtctttctttcttgcagAGATGGAATCCCTCCATACAAGCTGGGTAccaaaaagcagctgcagcGAGAGATGCATCGCAATGTTAAGATCAACGGCCAAGTTACGCTACCCCACTTTCCTGTAAGTCCTCCTTCCTTACACTCTGCTTCCCGTTTCAGTGTTTCTTGATAAACTCCATCTTTTGCATGCTGTTGGGCTCTGATTCCCCTCAGGGAGGCGTGCTTTACTTTTGCAAGAATACTCAGTTTGACTCTTCTGCTGGTTTCTTACAGAAGTTTTAGTTCAATGAAAGGGAGTATCTCCATATTAGTGCTGCTTCTTTCTGTTTCAGTCCCAGGTGTAAGGCTGTAAATATGAATGTGAGATGCCGTCTTTCTTTTCCATCTCAGTAACTGTGTACCATAAAGGTGTCAGATTATGGAGCAGTGATCCCCATAGGAGTCATAAAAGATATCATAACACTGCTAATGGTTGTGATAAATGTATAACTAGGATTACTCTTACAGTTAGATGAATAATTACCAAATCTACGTCTTACATCGCCAGTTGATGCATTTGTTCTAGGTtgcttttatgtttcattttccttttcccCAACACATACATGGACATCTTACCACGTGGTTTCCATTCTTTGAATCGTGATTTTTTAACCTGCTAAAGTTGTGATAAGGTAAAAAAACTGGGTGAGAACAGACTGACAAAGGTTGAGAGGCAAAATCATAAATGTAAAATTCTTTTGTCTTCAAATACAAACACAGGTATGTGTTTGTGGaggggatgtgtgtgtgtttgtgcatgtgtttggcAGTCTGTTTccccagttttcttttttttttccttctctttttttctcctcccaatctcccttttctctcttttcctttcctACTTGCACTCCTTTAATGTCTCCCTCCTGATTTGGAGATGGCTCTGTCTCCCATGATGCACCAGCCCCAGGCAGCGGGGGCCCCGTGCAGGGCTGGCGCTCCTTTGCCAGCAGCTCTGCTtgcctttcttcttcttcccttcATCGTGTCTACAAAGAGATGAgagcaacaacaacagaaaaaaagagtcaaAATCAAGAAAGCCAGTGTgccaaataacaaaaaaaaaaaaaaaaaaagtaagaaaggGAGACAGAGAAGCCAGCGCATAtagttaaagaaaaaggaggataaTGTGACTAGAGTACCTCTGAGCTGCCCTGCATGCAGCCTGGAAATAAATTACTACTTCCCTTCAGATCTTCCCAGTGTTTGACTCCTCTAtcctctccctccttccctctctgtctctctgctaTCACTGCCactccacaaacacacatctcaatcctcttcctcttttttcatGCTGTTAATTTTGTCACCCGCTCCCTTTTTcttcccctctcctctcctgaCTCTCTTTTCTCTGTCAATATCTGGCTTTTATTCGGAGATTTAAAGCTGCATGTCCCTCCCACCCCTAGTGCGCGTTTGATGTTTGACAAGGGCCCTTTGAAGTGTGCTGACTTCAGAGGCTGCCTTGCTGATGGCTTGGTTGGGCTACAGAGGGTGCAGGCAGGGGGCCTCCCCTCCGAGCAAGACCAACTGCTACCCCGCTATTGCTACCCCCTTCTCTTCCCCTCGCCCAGCAGCTTGGCACTGCCAAGGGCACTGGGCATGAGAAGATCTTTGGAGGGATGGGCGGCTACGAAGGTTCAGGTTAGCTCGAGGACAAGGGCGTGTGGATTAGGCCTTTTTTGGAATAGTAACAGATAGGATAGATAGGATTAGGGCAAGGGCAGTGGATTAATGCACCATATTGCATCCATCAGAAACACTAAGTAGTTACACTCACACTCACAATAAAGTATGCTCCTCCCTCTGTTTGCCCTGCAGAGGACACACCGGCTGCCTAAGGAGATGACCCCCGTTGAGCCCTCAGCTTTTGCTGCCCAGCTTATCACCAAACTGGAGAAGCTGAAGCGAGAGCAGGACACGATGAGCTCACTGGAGGAGAGGCTGCAGCAGATCCAGGAGGTATGGATGCACACAAACCCGCTCTAAATACTCTGACACATCCACTTAGTTTAAGCAGGGCCACTACTCCTCAGATCCAACTTAGTTCACAACAACAGTTCTGTACTTCCCAGAAAGCCTTAACAGCAGCTTTAGCATGTCTAGGAACAGGGTGCAGGCCAagggatttaaaagtgtctggGTTTAGctgcttctttgctttttttctctctgtcctccCTTGTTTTATTTGGAGGAGGAACTTTCAAACTTATATTTCTAGACATACTTTTAGTTCCTTCAAATAGCACTTAGTTACTCTCCAGTGGCACGTTTGTTGAATATGTGTAGTGCCAGTCTCTTTGTGAAGCACAGGCATATTCTGCATTATAGATGAAGCGCACCCAAAGCCTGTTAGCGAAGATAACAGTGCAGCAAAAAGGAAACTCACATCAAGTTATCCAGGCGTTTGCTCTCACTGACTTCAGAGGACGATAGATGCAAGTTGGTGTAAGCTGACAGGAATTCCTTTGCTGACTGCTTTTCCCTCATGTGACTATTAATGTTTCGTCAGTTgccttaactttttttttcctttgactgTGCAGGAGGACGAAAGAGAGGAGGGCAACGACCTTAGCAGCACCTCCCTCCATCACCCTCTGCTGCCATCTGGTAGCCACTGTGAGGAGGACCCCCAGGCTATCCTAGACGAGCACCTTTCACGTGTACTGAAGACTCCTGGCTGCCAGTCACCTGGTATGATTAGGCACTCACCACGTGCACGCTCACCAGATCGGACAGATGCTTTGGTGTCCTCTGGCCACGGACCCTTCTTCGGGGCTTATCACGGTGCTACCAAGGTTCTGATGACAGGCAGGCAGTCTACAAAGCACATCCACCACCACTACATCCACCATCACCACACTGGGCCAAAAACCAAGGAGCAGATCGAGGCCGAGGCAGCTCAGCGCGTGCAGTGCCTCTGCCCTCAAGGGGGCGCCAGTTATTCTGACTTCACACCTGCGTGAGTGTAAAGGCCGAGTTTCAGGTGTAGCTGTGATAAAACCGCTCTGCAGTCCTGACCTCcctttcctcctctttcctccAGTCGCTGCAGCACTTTGTCCAGACGGCCAGTCAAGGCCTGCGATGAGGGTGTGTCTCCGCCATGCCTTCCTCTAGTGTCCACTGACCGCTCTCAGAATGTTTGGCAGTGGATCCTAGAGAGTGAAAGGCAGGGCAAGCACAAACCACACAGGTAAGTGTGTGTCAGAAGTCCCCATATCATCATTTGAACCACAGACAACTTTTTGtttaaaccttgttttttaaaatcttaacaGCACTCAAGGCCTAAAGAAGTCCAGCCCGCTTGACTCCAAAATCCTGCCTGCTCGGACCGGCTCCCCTTGGGGTGGAGGTGGTATCGGCAACGGGGCTCATCTTCGTGGCCATCACCCAGGCCACCCTTTCATCCAGGATCCTGCCATGCCACCCTTACCCCCACCCAACACCCTGGCACAGCTAGAGGAGGCCTGCCGCAGACTAGAAGAGGTTTCCAAGCCACCAAAGCAAAGGTAGAAATAAGCATGTGTTGGGCTGTGCACATTTAACCAACCAATAATCAACAGAATACTtaattcaaatgttttattcatattgttGTGAGTATTGATGGTGATTGATGCCTTTGATTTAACAGGCACTCAGCAGCAGTCAGCAGCCTTCAGAGGGACAGGAGCCATCCAGCTGCTGCTTTCCCCGCCGGAGGCAGCTCTCTTGTCAACTCTGGGCTACAAGCAGACGAGTAAgagtcatctttttttttgcttcagatTTTCACGTTGTCTCCTTGGCTCAGCTGTTCTTATTTCCTCCCTGATTACTTTCTAGTTTCCCCAAATTTAAGTCCTCACTTTAGATGCTTTCTTGAGAACTCCCTCATTCTCCAAGCTTGTGTTTTCACCCTTTTCCTCCCAGATTTCCTTGCTTCCTTCAAAGAGGGATGTAGTGAGTCAGCATAGCTTTGTCTTTGAACTCCTCttgctttttaatcatttaagatTTCAACATGCTTTAATTTAGAATCCTCATTTTCCACCCATGTGCTAACACACACTCTTACCACCAGAGCTAACAAAGTTGTCACTGAGCCACTTTTATATGTTTCAGTTGAGTGTTTCTGAGCTCTCTTCAAGCCTGGCTGTTTCTTACTTAACAACACTGCAAAGATTTGTTGTCTCAGCCATGCATCTTTTATGTTTTAGGTCTAAGGAGCTGATGGTCACCTACTTTTTCTGTGGTGAAGAAATTCCTTATCGCAGCATGATGAAGACCCACTGCCTCACCCTGGGTCACTTCAAGGAACAGCTTAGCAAGAAAGGCAACTACCGGTAAATATGCACCACCCACCCAGCACCCCACCCAGCACACACATCACATAAAAATGATGTACGTAGATGTTTAAAGGCAGCTGATTGGATGTAGCAGGACCTGCTGTTGTGTTCATCAGTGAGCATTCATTGGACTTATATTCTTGTCTGCTAAGTAAGAAAGTGTAGTACTGGATCCTGGTatttgagggaaaaaaacatattcagaGCTTAGAGAGGATGGGGGTTCTGgagcaatttttcttttttctcacatCTGGTACTGATTTCCATGCTAAGGCAGCCTTAATAAATATGGCTTTGAAGCTTTGGCCATTTGATTTTGTGTGCAAAGACCATTGCAAGGCCTTAGAGTTCCTCCTCCACAGTATTGCGTCAGATCCTGAAATCAAATGCTGCAAACATCTTGTTCTGTTAATGGAAGTTAATGCAGCAAAAAGCACAAAGGTACCCCCATGTCAATGTCGGTGTCAGAAGAAGATGGCAGATTCATCTGGTAAAGACTTGTAAGTTAAAAAGAATCTATATTTAACAAAGTAGTCACTCAAAGACTCGATTTATAAAATATCTCTTTCAGTTCTGACTCGATTTCATACCACTTGCAGCACAAAAAGCTCATGCATGCCTATGACATCAACATGAGGCTACAGCCACATCTGCTTGTTAGGCAACAGAGGGAAGAGGGCCTGCAAACAAGTCAGTGTGCCCGTGCTTTTCCATAATTCTTCAGCCAGTGAGTGGGAAAGAAGGGATGGGGGTGGGTGGGAATGAAGCGTCTGGCTTCAATGGCAGCAGAATGTGTGGAGTTGGTTAATTTGGACATGGCAGCGGTACAGCAGAGAACAGTACTCCACTGCGCTGCCAGATGATATCAGTGCCAGATGTTGTGAAGAGCAAAAAAATCCTGCCACATAAAACATGTTCCAGTGGAAAGACTCTTTCTGTCACTGCAGCAAAGTGATGACTTTGAACTATCTGTGAGTAAAACGTAGGGggaaaagaacaacaaaaagccTGCCAATTATACTGAGGAATGGCAGAGCGTTCATTTAGAAAGAAATGAATCTACTAATGAAAATCAATGGCTTTAAATAATGTCCAGCAGAGCTTTAGATAATAGAGAAGTTTGCTGATCAAGCTGCTCGTTTTGCAGCTGTTGTAAAGCAAACTTCTTCCACCTTCATTTGTTTGCAATcacaataacagaaaatataGTAGTATATGTACATTTTTACGCCCCTCTGTACATGTATTTGAATGACTCTAAGCCGAGCTCATAAAACATTGAGCTGTAccccctcctttttctttttttccgtCTTTTTTATATTCTGAACGCCGGCACACATGGGCAGAATGAGGCATTTTTCCATTACAAAGCTTATCATTAAATCCCCTCCTGCTGATCTTTTGCTGGGTTTAAAGTAGAGAGTAGAAATCATTAGGAGCTCCAGGAGACTTCACAGTCATTGGGACCAAGCTAACCCTGGGAGTTATCTCTGTAGAAGAACAAAAGTGGGCTAGCGAGGTGACCCGTGACCTCCAGGAAGCTGTCTGATCAGTCGCCCCACTCGCTGCCAGGGTAAAGCCCCTTCGAACTCGGCCAACATCCAACCTGTCGCACCCACAAGCCGGACAGCTTTCCCGTtccctccttttttctctcttcttctgctctCTGCTGGTGATCGGAAAGCTGCCCgaagtgtgaatgtgtgtaagAGAAGagcatagtgtgtgtgtgtgtttatgtgcaagCAGCAGTGTGGTATCGCAGGCACAGGCAGACTTTCAGGCACCTGAAATGTCAACCTGTGTGACAGAAAGACCCTTCATTCGACAGCCAGCTCAATTAGAAGCCATGAAGACATAGAGAGGGAGGGGGCGctacagagaagaagaagaagaaaaaaaaaaggagtgctTAAGACAGCCTCTAATTAACCCTTCAACTTTAATAAGACCTTGCAGGATATATTGGCATCTGCAGAATAGCCATGAACAAGTGGACGAGGACACAGGCACACATGGAtgagcacacacactcaaacaggCTGTTTCTCGCGGCTTGAATTATCACAGGGAGTGTTTAAACGTTGGGTTcagctctgtttgtgcagcggTGTGATGTGGAGTCAGACTCTACCTTTGAAGTGTGCAGGGATGGCATTGAAGGCTATGACTAAGTTGTTTTGTACAGGATCCATTTCTGGCTctcagagtgtgtgtgtctgtgtttgattTGGACTAAAGGGAGTTGTGCGCGAGCATGTATACGTAAGTAGTCATGTAGGAGCCTCAAAGCAGTTTAGAACACGATGAAATATATCAGATGCACTCCTGCTGCCACCCTGTCAGATATCATTTGAGTTCaaacttcctttttttccccctgtacCTACGCTCAACGTTTTCTAATCACTAACCTCtcgttttgtgttttttcctcagGTACTACTTCAAGAAGGCAAGTGATGAGTTTGAGTGTGGTGCGGTGTTTGAGGAAGTGTGGGAAGATGCCGCTGTGTTGCCCATGTATGAGGGCAAGGTCCTGGGCAAGGTGGAAAGGATGGACTAAAAGCCACAGCCAACTGCCCTTCCCCACCCAACCAAAAGCTTAACAGTCCCTAAAAACCTGAGCGACAGACTCTGTAAAAACACTctggacttctttttttttattgtttttttttttaatattaagctaAACAGAGTTAATATATCCAGCACAAGAGAAGCGATTGAAGGAAGACGAGCCAATGAAGTATGCCGAACTCAGAGGAGGTGCCGCCCCCTCCCTGACTCTCTCAACCAATCAGCCTTAGAAACATGACACATAAGACTTTGAAGACCTTAAGgaattatgatgatgatgatcggAGGCCAGTGGAGGGGGAGGCCCCGCCTCCTCTTGAATATAACCACTGAAGATGTAGATGACTGTTGCTGTGATGTGATGACGGACTGATGGTGCACTCGTTTCAACCTCGGGGCTGAGCGCTGTGGGCGCCACCAACCTGCTCTTAACGTTACACCCCAACATCCAAACAAAACGTCCATACGTgtgcatatacatacatgcatatatgtatatatacatgtattatatatatagatgCATTTGTCTTgagttaaatgttttatttagtatttattgaTAAATATCCTTTCCCTCATCCCCCTttctttagtgtttttaaacctatgacccccacccacccactccCTGTTTCTAGCCAATGGGCAAGCTGCTTTTAATTTTGGGAGAATACTGTAGTGATACTGTTTGTTTgatggttcttttttttttttttttttttgcttcataaAGGTCGTCACACTAGCCACTTGTTGCCATGTCTGACCCAAACTTTAGCATGGGTCTTGTACAAGGCACGCTCCCTCCCTCCACTATTCTAATGGTCAGTCCCAGTCTTATATGCTGCTGATAGTTTGTGATAAGAAGTTTGTCACACTAGCATCTCCCGGTGCTcgttgcccccccccccctctatTTTCCTCTTTGGCAacagagcttcagtcttttTTGTTGTGCCTTTGTTTGTAAACCAGGCATTGCACAGGGATTGGGGGGTGGATACATACAGAGAAGAGACCTAATAATGGCAGTGTTTACAGCCCGCACACCAAAATAACTCGTGCTAACAAGAATCAGTTTGGGTCTTCTTGAGGAAGTCAGCTAGCTTGtcgggaaaaaaagcaaaaacagtgaAGAATTATGCCTCCGATATCTTTTGAATGTTGTTACAGTAACACCGCATATAGCAGAGCTCCTGCGTACATTGTAATTATGCATTCTGAAGTATGGATATTGACACACgtgatgcacacacatacaaaacacaTGTATGAACACACTTTTGCTGGTGTTTTATGAGTACAGCACCTGTGCCTACATGGATGCCATACCATGTGCTGCCCTGTTTCAGGGTTTTAATATATATCCCTTGGTTTTCAGAAGggttttatgtttaaaagatatttttatgcttttaataatgtaatcatgtgtttttgtttttacacccatttttttcttttttttttttgttgtgccttttgttttggttcattCTATCTAAACTGTAAATTATACATTATATACAGAGTTTCATTTAAGATTTACATGGACCtataattattgtaattattgaGAGATGTagcctttattaaagttttatatttttcaaatgAAAGCTGGCATGGCTGGATTTTTCCTGAGTATACAgtgtcatttttctgttatcATGATGTCCTTGCACAttaacatctttatttttcagtcttgAGTGCAAGAATTTAAAGGTAGCAGACTTTGATGAGTAGACCACAGAGCAAGCAGGTAACATCCAAAGATGCCTTTGGTTgtccttcttttatttttgcagcCACAGTTGGTTTGGGGCAGGAGGGGTTTCTACTTGGCTACATTTTGGGCCAACTGGACCTTTGAAGAAACTTTAAATGCTAAAGTTGAGTTGACACTCCTGGAAGTGCATGGACAGATGAAGTGACAAGTCTTTTTGAGGTTTTAATAAATCAAAAATCATGAACTTATTGCAAATGCAAATGTAGCAGCTTGTAGCTTCTCCACCTTTTTgctacatatttatttatttttcatttattcatgacCTTTGGGGCAGAAAGACCACATGCATTTTGATTTTGTTCATTTAGTTAAAGTGAAGCCACCCAATAGGCCTCTGTATCTGGAGTCCTGGGTGCACCTAGTTCTATGTAGAAGCCACTTAGTATTAGTGTGATGATCATTATTAAGATTCATAtcaatcagccacaacattatGATTTGATGTGCTGCCTGATACTGAGTAGGTCATTATGCTGTCAAAAGACTGCTGACCAGTGATATAGTGTCTGTATTGGGAGGTTAGCAAAGCATCTGTGGACCTTGTGGGTTGTGGGGTTAGGGCTTTCTTCAGATTGATGCCATCAGATCTCATTAGACTGGTAGGGTGGAATCTGGAATCTTTGTAGTGTTTCTAAAGTCCTTTCCCactccttcctgctgctgccatGTGTGGGGGACAGTGGaaagcaaaatgtttttgtgtgtggcaAGTGCCAAAGAAACAGCCATGTGAGTGTTGGGAAGTAGTTTTTCCCCTGAGCCACATgtttactttatatttatttcttcttagaGACCATATACAATTTTAAACCTAAATGTTGCCATTTGGTGCATTGTGCCAGAGTTAGCCTTGGGCTAATTTATATATgcagtcattttgtttttaaagtaagGAAGTTCTGAAAGCCTCAGGCATATTGACTTCAACTCGCTGGGTGTGAGATTCAAACATCATCCGATGTTCCTGCTTCAGCTCTGGTCAGAGTCATATCCCTTATCAGTTAGTGCAAAAATCAGGGCTTGGTTCTATTCCTTCCGATTCCTCCAATTAAACTAATTACAGCTGTTTAAAATCGATAAGGCATGCAGAAGATGAATTACAGTCatatttataatgaaaaaaGTCAAGGAAACCAACAATAATCTTCTCTGTAACAGttatacacttaaaaaaaggtattttaCAAACTCCGTTTTTTATTGTCCTTCATTTAGTCATTATtatgaaagtaaaacaaagaaaaaaatctttgcacTGAATATGaaattgaaatgaatgaatccaaacataaacagaaatcCATCGGTGCAGCTCTTTGCTCTATGTGCTGCTCTGTTTTCAACACTAAAGACATTCAGTATGGAAATGAGACCATGGGCTAATTGATGCTATTAAAGAGTAATAAGGGCCAGCGTAACTCTGAAAGTCAACACACCTACCATTTGCTTCAGTTATCTGGCCTTACATCAGTGTCGGGAAAATTAACTTAGTAACAGGAAATAATCCAGTAGTTGGGAACGTGATGACGTCTCAACCGTTTGTAGAATTCAATTCAAACTGTTGAGATAAAAACAGGCTGgcttttggcaaaaaaaaaaaagcagaggcCAAATGAGACAGGTAAAAGTCATTATTGGCAGCATTTCCCACAGAatgattttcttatttaaaaaatagagCGCTGCCAAAGCTTA
The Melanotaenia boesemani isolate fMelBoe1 chromosome 4, fMelBoe1.pri, whole genome shotgun sequence genome window above contains:
- the LOC121638699 gene encoding axin-2-like, translating into MSRVLTEHISSSFREDAPRPPVPGEEGEASCYNPSRSAKMIAQIKVKDTHVAAAPPGSTPRRNEDGLGEPEGSASPDSPLVRWTKSLHFLLGDQDGAHLFKTFLERENCVDTLDFWFACNGFRQMDLKDTKTLRVAKVIFKRYIENNSIVAKQLKPATKTFIRDSIKKQLIDSAMFDQAQTEIQSHMEENAYQMFLTSDIYLEYVRTGCENAAYMNHGGLSSLKLMCGYLPPLMEEEEWSCNDLKAKTLGSVVGLSAKNLRATATIRTAAEVLENNCRSHRRGDPASPYFVNPGYIFAPATSANDSEISSDAATDDSMSMTDSSVDGIPPYKLGTKKQLQREMHRNVKINGQVTLPHFPRTHRLPKEMTPVEPSAFAAQLITKLEKLKREQDTMSSLEERLQQIQEEDEREEGNDLSSTSLHHPLLPSGSHCEEDPQAILDEHLSRVLKTPGCQSPGMIRHSPRARSPDRTDALVSSGHGPFFGAYHGATKVLMTGRQSTKHIHHHYIHHHHTGPKTKEQIEAEAAQRVQCLCPQGGASYSDFTPARCSTLSRRPVKACDEGVSPPCLPLVSTDRSQNVWQWILESERQGKHKPHSTQGLKKSSPLDSKILPARTGSPWGGGGIGNGAHLRGHHPGHPFIQDPAMPPLPPPNTLAQLEEACRRLEEVSKPPKQRHSAAVSSLQRDRSHPAAAFPAGGSSLVNSGLQADESKELMVTYFFCGEEIPYRSMMKTHCLTLGHFKEQLSKKGNYRYYFKKASDEFECGAVFEEVWEDAAVLPMYEGKVLGKVERMD